From a single Eleginops maclovinus isolate JMC-PN-2008 ecotype Puerto Natales chromosome 2, JC_Emac_rtc_rv5, whole genome shotgun sequence genomic region:
- the dusp6 gene encoding dual specificity protein phosphatase 6, which yields MLDRLKPVIQIESVMAISKTVGWLREQLETRRDGLLVMDCRAQELYESSHVDSSINVAIPSLMLRRLKKGNLPVRSLLSNGEDREKFVRRCKTDTIVLYDEYSREWNENVDGGSVLGLLLRRMKDEGYKAYYLEGGFSKFQAEYPTLCETNLDGSCNTSSPTAQVLGLGGLRISSDSSDIESDIDRDPSSATDSDGSPLSNPQPCFPVEILPHLYLGCAKDSTNLDVLEEYGIKYILNVTPNLPNLFENAGEFKYKQIPISDHWSQNLSQFFPEAISFIDEARGQKCGVLVHCLAGISRSVTVTVAYLMQKLNLSMNDAYDIVKMKKSNISPNFNFMGQLLDFERTLGLKSPCDNRIAPPTQQLYFTTPTNHNVFQLDPLEST from the exons ATGCTTGACAGGCTCAAGCCCGTCATCCAGATCGAGTCGGTAATGGCGATCAGCAAGACGGTGGGGTGGCTCCGGGAGCAGCTGGAGACGCGCAGGGACGGCCTGCTTGTGATGGACTGTCGGGCCCAGGAGCTCTACGAGTCCTCGCATGTAGACTCGTCCATCAACGTGGCCATACCGAGTCTGATGCTCCGCAGGCTCAAGAAGGGCAACCTGCCCGTGAGGTCTCTGCTCTCCAACGGGGAGGACCGAGAGAAGTTCGTGCGTCGGTGCAAGACAGACACCATCGTGCTGTACGACGAGTACAGCCGCGAGTGGAACGAGAATGTGGACGGGGGATCCGTGCTCGGTTTACTGCTGAGGAGGATGAAGGACGAGGGCTACAAGGCCTATTATCTCGAGG gTGGTTTCAGTAAATTCCAGGCCGAGTATCCAACTCTGTGCGAGACAAACCTGGACGGCTCCTGCAACACCAGCTCCCCCACCGCCCAGGTGCTGGGCCTCGGTGGGCTGCGGATCAGCTCCGACTCCTCGGACATCGAGTCTGACATCGACAGAGACCCGAGCAGCGCCACGGACTCTGACGGCAGCCCTCTGTCCAACCCGCAGCCCTGCTTCCCGGTGGAGATCCTGCCGCACCTGTACCTGGGCTGCGCCAAGGACTCCACCAACCTGGACGTGCTGGAGGAGTACGGCATCAAGTACATCCTGAACGTGACTCCCAACCTGCCCAACCTCTTCGAGAACGCAGGGGAGTTTAAGTACAAGCAGATCCCCATCTCGGATCACTGGAGCCAGAATCTCTCCCAGTTCTTCCCGGAGGCCATCAGCTTCATTG ATGAAGCTCGAGGCCAGAAATGCGGCGTCCTGGTCCACTGCTTGGCCGGCATCAGTCGCTCCGTGACGGTAACGGTTGCCTACCTGATGCAGAAGCTCAACCTGTCCATGAACGACGCCTACGACATCGTCAAGATGAAGAAGTCGAACATCTCGCCCAACTTCAACTTCATGGGCCAGCTCCTGGACTTTGAGCGCACGTTGGGCCTGAAGAGCCCGTGCGATAACCGCATCGCGCCCCCGACCCAGCAGCTCTACTTCACCACCCCGACCAACCACAACGTCTTCCAGCTGGACCCCTTGGAGTCCACGTGA